Proteins from a genomic interval of Gordonia sp. SL306:
- a CDS encoding ferredoxin produces MKVSIDLDKCAGHARCFATSPELFEIDDGGYALNAEISVPEGDEAVAREAVAACPERAIETH; encoded by the coding sequence ATGAAAGTCTCGATCGACCTCGACAAGTGTGCCGGCCATGCTCGTTGTTTCGCCACATCGCCCGAACTGTTCGAGATCGATGACGGCGGCTACGCACTGAACGCAGAGATCAGTGTGCCGGAAGGAGACGAGGCGGTTGCCCGCGAAGCCGTCGCGGCCTGCCCCGAGCGTGCCATCGAAACCCATTGA
- a CDS encoding thiolase family protein: MATRDAVIVEAVRTPIGKRNGSLSGIHAADLSAIVLRELVRRTGIDAGSIDDVMWGCVTQLGDQSSNIGRFAVLAAGWPDSVPAVTINRACGSGQQAIESAAHAVIAGAYEIAIAGGVETMSRVPLGAARESGFPYGQTVFDRYGVEELNQGQGAEMIADKWGLSRLALDEYATRSHQLTADAIDRGAFDTQVVPVETADGVFSIDEGLRRGTTPEKLAGLKPSFRQDGVIHAGNASQISDGAAGVMIMTSQKAAELGLRPIVRLVAGSVVGDDPVLMLTGPIPATRKLLARTGLSIRDIGAVEVNEAFAPVPLAWQIELGADPDRVNPLGGAIAVGHPLGASGAILTTRLINHMRDNDIRYGLQAICEGGGTANATLYELVDEPQAVVVSHQ, from the coding sequence ATGGCGACTCGTGATGCCGTGATCGTCGAAGCGGTCCGGACGCCCATCGGCAAACGGAACGGCTCACTCTCCGGAATCCACGCGGCCGACCTGTCGGCTATCGTACTCCGTGAACTGGTGCGGCGCACCGGGATCGATGCCGGATCCATCGATGATGTGATGTGGGGCTGCGTCACTCAGCTGGGCGACCAGTCCAGCAATATCGGGAGATTCGCGGTGCTCGCCGCGGGATGGCCGGATTCCGTTCCGGCGGTGACGATCAACCGGGCATGCGGGTCCGGTCAGCAAGCGATCGAGTCCGCTGCCCATGCCGTGATCGCCGGGGCTTACGAGATCGCGATCGCAGGTGGCGTCGAGACTATGTCCCGGGTGCCGCTCGGAGCCGCACGGGAAAGTGGTTTCCCATACGGTCAAACCGTTTTCGATCGCTACGGTGTCGAGGAACTGAACCAGGGCCAGGGTGCCGAGATGATCGCCGACAAGTGGGGTCTGTCTCGTCTGGCTCTCGACGAGTACGCCACCCGCTCACACCAACTGACCGCCGACGCCATCGATCGGGGAGCATTCGACACCCAGGTGGTGCCGGTGGAGACCGCAGACGGCGTGTTCTCCATCGACGAGGGCCTGCGGCGTGGCACCACACCGGAGAAGCTCGCCGGCCTCAAACCCTCCTTCCGGCAGGACGGCGTGATCCACGCGGGTAACGCGTCGCAGATCTCCGACGGCGCGGCAGGCGTGATGATCATGACCTCACAGAAGGCGGCCGAGCTGGGGCTGCGTCCGATCGTCCGGCTGGTGGCGGGTTCGGTGGTGGGCGACGACCCGGTCCTGATGCTGACGGGACCGATCCCGGCGACCCGGAAGCTGTTGGCGCGCACGGGTCTCTCGATCCGCGATATCGGTGCGGTGGAGGTCAACGAGGCGTTCGCGCCGGTGCCGTTGGCCTGGCAGATCGAGCTGGGTGCGGATCCGGATCGGGTCAACCCCCTCGGCGGGGCGATCGCGGTCGGTCACCCTCTCGGTGCCTCGGGCGCGATCCTGACCACCCGGCTGATCAACCACATGCGGGACAACGACATCCGATACGGGTTGCAGGCCATCTGCGAGGGCGGGGGTACGGCGAACGCGACCCTCTACGAGCTCGTCGACGAACCACAGGCCGTCGTGGTATCGCATCAATGA
- a CDS encoding acyl-CoA dehydrogenase family protein, translated as MPQRFYDDDHEAFRQVVQSFVARDVTPNLDAWEENRETGREVWKAAGALGILGVRTPEEYGGGGAGDYRFRCVVQEELARVGAASLASGFSINEDIVGSYLNELGTDRQKRDWLPGMAQGDVVASIAMSEPSAGSDLRGMKTTAVRSGDDWIINGAKTFITSGYSSDVVLTAARTGEKDGRPQLSLILVPTTAPGFERGRKLRKLGLHAQDTAEISFSDVHVPGENLVGAEGRGFHHLTAQLPLERLSIAWRALAAAEAALDWTVRYTSERKAFGTRIIDFQNTRFSLAEMTTEVEITRAFLEQGILALNAGEFDATLGAKAKWWTTELQNRVIDRCLQMHGGYGYMDEYPISRAYADARVQTIVGGTTEIMKEIIGRDLASRHPG; from the coding sequence GTGCCGCAACGCTTCTACGACGATGATCACGAGGCCTTCCGGCAGGTCGTCCAGAGCTTTGTCGCCCGCGACGTGACACCGAATCTGGATGCATGGGAAGAGAACCGCGAAACCGGCCGCGAGGTGTGGAAGGCTGCCGGCGCTCTGGGAATCCTCGGCGTGCGAACGCCCGAGGAGTATGGCGGCGGTGGTGCCGGGGACTATCGGTTCCGGTGTGTCGTCCAGGAAGAACTGGCACGTGTCGGTGCCGCCTCCCTGGCGTCGGGCTTCTCGATCAACGAGGACATCGTCGGGTCGTACCTCAACGAGCTCGGGACCGACCGGCAGAAGCGCGACTGGCTGCCCGGGATGGCACAGGGCGACGTGGTCGCGTCGATCGCGATGTCCGAGCCGTCCGCCGGAAGCGATCTGCGCGGCATGAAGACCACGGCGGTACGCAGCGGTGACGACTGGATCATCAACGGCGCCAAGACGTTCATCACGAGCGGATATTCATCGGATGTGGTCCTCACCGCGGCGCGGACCGGCGAGAAGGACGGCCGACCACAGCTGTCGCTGATCCTGGTGCCGACCACCGCGCCGGGCTTCGAGCGCGGTCGGAAATTGCGGAAGCTCGGCCTGCATGCCCAGGACACCGCCGAGATCTCCTTCAGTGATGTCCACGTGCCGGGCGAGAACCTGGTCGGCGCCGAGGGACGTGGCTTCCATCATCTCACGGCGCAACTCCCGCTCGAACGCCTCTCGATCGCGTGGCGGGCGCTGGCCGCCGCCGAGGCTGCGCTCGATTGGACCGTCCGGTACACGAGCGAGCGCAAGGCATTCGGTACGCGGATCATTGACTTCCAGAACACCAGATTCTCACTCGCCGAGATGACCACCGAGGTCGAGATCACCCGAGCATTCCTCGAGCAGGGCATCCTGGCGCTCAACGCAGGCGAGTTCGACGCCACGCTGGGCGCCAAGGCGAAATGGTGGACCACCGAATTGCAGAACCGGGTCATCGACCGGTGTCTGCAGATGCACGGCGGATACGGCTACATGGACGAGTACCCGATCTCGCGCGCCTACGCGGATGCCCGTGTTCAGACCATCGTCGGTGGCACCACCGAGATCATGAAGGAGATCATCGGCCGCGATCTCGCGAGCCGCCACCCGGGCTGA
- a CDS encoding ABC transporter substrate-binding protein: MRIGLIANEGGQAMSLPETREAAEAATKYANENLGGIAGRPIELVICKEQEDPVSARNCANQMVEQKVPAVVVTNTGLGSIIAPIITKAGISYVTALGGSQAEITSDNSYVWTAGSNTSQAMARFAKEQGMKSVVAYSIDSPAATGSLTRMGGPAFEAAGIKFKLITIPFGTADATPQVSAGLDADPDGVLVYGESTVCTSVLKALNTLGSKAIPISPQTCAAPEVVQAVGATGVENLRVFSSADTVSDNPESVLYRTVMEKYSPETATQGYAVTGYQGMLGLVRATAGLTGEVDQQTIGNAIRTAKDVVLPAGDGITFTCDGTAIPGLKSLCGDTMIVLTMKDGKLTDPTKVSVAKQ, from the coding sequence GTGCGCATCGGCCTCATCGCCAACGAGGGCGGCCAGGCGATGTCGCTGCCGGAGACCCGCGAGGCCGCCGAGGCGGCAACGAAATACGCCAACGAGAACCTCGGGGGGATCGCCGGCCGACCCATCGAACTGGTCATCTGCAAGGAGCAGGAGGACCCTGTGTCCGCCCGCAACTGCGCAAATCAGATGGTCGAGCAGAAGGTCCCGGCGGTGGTCGTCACCAACACCGGCCTGGGTAGCATCATTGCGCCGATCATCACCAAGGCGGGCATCTCGTACGTGACAGCCCTCGGTGGCAGCCAGGCGGAGATCACCAGCGACAACTCGTATGTCTGGACGGCCGGCTCCAACACGTCGCAGGCGATGGCGCGGTTCGCCAAGGAACAGGGCATGAAGTCGGTGGTGGCCTACAGCATCGACAGTCCGGCCGCGACCGGATCGTTGACGAGGATGGGCGGGCCCGCGTTCGAGGCCGCCGGCATCAAGTTCAAGCTGATCACCATCCCGTTCGGCACCGCCGACGCGACGCCCCAGGTGAGCGCAGGCCTCGACGCCGATCCGGACGGCGTACTGGTCTACGGCGAATCGACGGTCTGCACGTCGGTCCTGAAGGCACTGAACACCCTTGGTTCCAAGGCCATCCCGATCTCACCGCAGACGTGCGCGGCTCCCGAGGTCGTGCAGGCCGTCGGCGCCACGGGCGTAGAGAACCTCCGGGTCTTCAGCAGCGCCGACACGGTTTCCGACAATCCGGAGAGCGTCCTGTATCGGACGGTCATGGAGAAGTACTCTCCGGAGACCGCCACGCAGGGCTACGCCGTCACGGGTTACCAGGGCATGCTCGGATTGGTGCGGGCGACCGCGGGGCTGACCGGCGAGGTCGATCAGCAGACCATCGGCAACGCCATCAGGACGGCCAAGGACGTCGTACTGCCTGCCGGCGACGGCATCACGTTCACCTGTGACGGAACAGCGATTCCCGGCCTGAAGTCGCTGTGCGGCGACACGATGATCGTGCTCACGATGAAAGACGGCAAGCTCACCGATCCGACCAAGGTCAGCGTGGCGAAGCAGTGA
- a CDS encoding ABC transporter ATP-binding protein yields MTTVLRCDGLQAGYAKGRPCVRDLDLEVQRGEVLALLGPNGAGKTTAMLTLAGLLPSLGGTVEVDGTVVKAGHARAASRAGLVLVPDNRELFTTLTVEENLRLAVRARRRWTAERDAILDYFPGLRDRLRVQAGALSGGEQQMLAIGRALAQHPGVLLIDELSMGLAPVIVERLLPVMRQVADDTGTAVILVEQHVHLALEVADTALVLRHGVNVLRGAARTLAATPERIEQAYLGAQEDKGGSTDPKVPADSIQ; encoded by the coding sequence ATGACCACGGTTCTCCGATGCGACGGTCTCCAGGCCGGATACGCGAAAGGCCGTCCGTGCGTGCGCGATCTCGATCTGGAGGTCCAGCGGGGCGAGGTCCTCGCCCTGCTCGGCCCCAACGGGGCGGGGAAAACCACTGCGATGCTGACACTCGCCGGCCTGTTGCCCAGCCTCGGCGGCACGGTCGAGGTGGACGGGACCGTGGTGAAGGCGGGGCACGCACGGGCCGCGTCGCGCGCGGGACTCGTTCTCGTCCCCGACAACCGGGAGCTGTTCACCACGCTGACCGTCGAGGAGAACCTCCGGCTCGCCGTCCGTGCTCGACGCAGATGGACGGCCGAACGCGACGCGATCCTCGACTACTTCCCCGGCCTCCGCGATCGCCTGCGTGTCCAGGCCGGCGCGTTGTCCGGAGGCGAACAACAGATGCTGGCGATCGGTCGCGCATTGGCCCAACACCCCGGCGTCCTGCTGATCGACGAGCTGAGCATGGGACTCGCGCCCGTGATCGTCGAGCGTCTGCTGCCGGTGATGCGCCAGGTCGCCGACGACACCGGCACCGCGGTGATCCTCGTGGAACAGCATGTCCACCTTGCTCTCGAAGTCGCCGACACCGCACTGGTCCTCCGGCACGGGGTGAACGTCCTCCGGGGCGCCGCCCGAACGCTCGCCGCAACACCCGAACGCATCGAGCAGGCCTACCTGGGCGCCCAGGAGGACAAGGGAGGGAGTACAGATCCCAAGGTTCCCGCCGACTCAATTCAGTAG